One window of the Archangium primigenium genome contains the following:
- a CDS encoding type VI secretion IcmF C-terminal domain-containing protein, translating to METLRKLAALIPGPYKKWVVLGLALLAILVPLVLWLRARRQAGATASGAPPPMPGNRLRRIRQRFLAALPLRHRVAVKDMPGAVVLGPAGGGKSKLVGLDADWQRQAHHFLPSHTSDSLLQIYLGPDTVVQEVSAPLLEDDTPQARRALRRLWKDAFGQGQSALAVVVLDMRWLSDTPPDEVRRTAQLLRGKLNLLAEVRRAPVETRLCLTHLDTVEGFEDFARLLQDHRVPLSFELPPRGEEGRLASLLQAQEKYLALGLTSLPVEAFERLERFYSQGHAPFEALARFVTALLEGGSLAFAPRLSRVYLSSLTSRAAGVLSVASEAHDAQRLRQRYLRTHLQRCALLTAVCALPMLGTYAHFSWRLTQAQEKVGRFEDTVQRMRAQGQEVSGSVVQDQVLAAGQAMEEMARARSYWPVLPYSFTEARDKLRHRLTRGIREAHLRPALERCHQQPHACRPEQVVFMLAALHASREEPLGQFVLSSLRNRRSWSFVGQGQPAGAAAEAEPLESKRSWLTAVSLAESLVGDYAVISDKPWQATAEATWAHWPFPEPFTFDGQLAPWQAHLKHLQQFLTDQSGEPWPADRLNAELETMQEERLRLQAWLDDSAIFASLPRALDLLKASEARVDMSRFKGVSTTLQAVEWMNKNREVLTALLHMEEEMYAGLKAAQKMSVAELLVRDGVWQPGAATKGPFQVTVTLGALEFSPRNSARDMHQAILRHYARTGRLPFGTARSEEPGFGASTLAEERLSFDTRIRPLVDEFTQRLKNAELPVEEASQRQEQVRRQVDQFSLRYRQRLFQRANTYRFNALTPSRLSEELSRLTQPSSELVDMLRDVAKGAHLDPLEGPYYESLRNTVAPFKPIVQVMKPDESGNYALLNPYRALVAQMSDELVARGGSRAPPAAAEPAPPGKPGGGAARLTEMLTPLGRIAFSMMLEEEGSYLRKVDAWLDAQGIIGELRQPFRQPFLTVRDLGQQEVEQTLRQQWDTTWTRMLRPLLDNYPFNAQSTQEVEPGDLEILRRQDGVLWSFVDRVLSPVCEERGTEWVVRGALRDQLVLPDNLLPTLSRLSRLSRVLWDAEGRPRPLMLQVMPLPLPPAPTPGSFVTLGSLKCGKTSAFAYNQSPAWQGFPLEWWDQQTAALVLEVRSPEQHAVQYGSLEKTRSAWSCFRLLEASVATKDQQRLWSLLGRSGNTQHTLEVRFGLKGEPWTPFREVPQ from the coding sequence ATGGAGACTCTCCGCAAGCTCGCGGCGCTCATTCCGGGGCCGTACAAGAAGTGGGTCGTCCTGGGGCTGGCGCTGCTCGCCATCCTGGTGCCGCTGGTGCTGTGGCTGCGCGCGCGGCGGCAGGCGGGCGCCACCGCCTCGGGCGCGCCCCCGCCCATGCCGGGCAACCGGCTGCGGCGCATCCGCCAGCGCTTCCTCGCGGCCCTGCCGCTGCGCCACCGCGTGGCCGTGAAGGACATGCCTGGCGCGGTGGTGCTCGGGCCCGCCGGCGGCGGCAAGTCCAAGCTCGTCGGCCTGGACGCGGACTGGCAGCGCCAGGCCCACCACTTCCTGCCCAGCCACACGAGCGACTCGCTCCTGCAGATCTACCTGGGGCCGGACACGGTGGTGCAGGAGGTGTCGGCGCCCCTGCTCGAGGACGACACCCCGCAGGCGCGCCGGGCCCTGCGGCGGCTGTGGAAGGACGCCTTCGGCCAGGGGCAGTCCGCGCTGGCCGTCGTCGTGCTGGACATGCGGTGGCTGTCGGACACCCCGCCCGACGAGGTCCGGCGCACCGCGCAGCTCTTGCGCGGCAAGCTCAACCTCCTGGCCGAGGTGCGCCGCGCGCCGGTGGAGACGCGCCTGTGCCTGACCCACCTGGACACGGTGGAGGGCTTCGAGGACTTCGCGCGGCTGCTGCAGGATCACCGGGTGCCGCTGTCCTTCGAGCTGCCCCCACGCGGGGAGGAGGGACGGCTGGCGTCGCTGCTGCAGGCGCAGGAGAAGTACCTCGCCCTGGGGCTGACGTCGCTGCCGGTGGAGGCCTTCGAGCGCCTGGAGCGCTTCTACTCCCAGGGCCACGCGCCCTTCGAGGCCCTGGCGCGCTTCGTCACCGCGCTGCTGGAGGGGGGCTCGCTCGCCTTCGCCCCCCGGCTGTCGCGGGTGTACCTGTCCTCGCTCACGTCGCGCGCGGCCGGGGTGCTCTCGGTCGCCAGCGAGGCGCACGATGCCCAGCGGCTGCGCCAGCGCTACCTGCGCACGCACCTGCAGCGCTGCGCGCTCCTGACCGCGGTGTGCGCCCTGCCCATGCTCGGCACCTACGCCCACTTCTCCTGGCGGCTCACCCAGGCCCAGGAGAAGGTGGGACGCTTCGAGGACACCGTGCAGCGCATGCGCGCCCAGGGCCAGGAGGTGTCCGGCAGCGTGGTGCAGGATCAGGTGCTCGCCGCCGGCCAGGCCATGGAGGAGATGGCGCGGGCCCGGAGCTACTGGCCCGTGCTGCCCTACAGCTTCACCGAGGCGCGCGACAAGCTGCGCCACCGGCTCACGCGCGGCATCCGGGAGGCCCACCTGCGCCCCGCCCTGGAGCGCTGCCACCAGCAGCCCCACGCGTGCCGCCCCGAGCAGGTCGTCTTCATGCTGGCCGCCCTGCACGCCTCGCGCGAGGAGCCGCTCGGCCAGTTCGTCCTCTCCAGCCTGCGCAACCGGCGCTCGTGGAGCTTCGTGGGCCAGGGGCAGCCCGCCGGGGCCGCGGCCGAGGCCGAGCCGCTCGAGTCCAAGCGCTCGTGGCTCACCGCCGTCTCCCTGGCGGAGTCCCTCGTCGGGGACTACGCGGTCATCAGCGACAAGCCCTGGCAGGCGACGGCGGAGGCCACCTGGGCCCACTGGCCCTTCCCGGAGCCCTTCACCTTCGACGGGCAGCTGGCGCCGTGGCAGGCCCACCTCAAGCACCTGCAGCAGTTCCTCACGGACCAGTCCGGCGAGCCGTGGCCGGCGGACCGGCTCAACGCGGAGCTGGAGACGATGCAGGAGGAGCGGCTGCGGCTGCAGGCCTGGCTGGACGACAGCGCCATCTTCGCCAGCCTGCCGCGCGCGCTCGACCTGCTCAAGGCCTCCGAGGCCCGCGTGGACATGAGCCGCTTCAAGGGCGTGTCCACCACGCTCCAGGCGGTGGAGTGGATGAACAAGAACCGCGAGGTGCTCACCGCGCTGCTGCACATGGAGGAGGAGATGTACGCGGGCCTCAAGGCCGCGCAGAAGATGAGCGTGGCGGAGCTGCTCGTGCGCGACGGGGTGTGGCAGCCGGGCGCCGCCACCAAGGGCCCCTTCCAGGTGACGGTGACGCTCGGCGCGCTCGAGTTCTCCCCGCGCAACAGCGCGCGCGACATGCACCAGGCCATCCTGCGCCACTACGCGCGCACGGGCCGCCTGCCCTTCGGCACCGCCCGGAGCGAGGAGCCGGGCTTCGGCGCATCCACCCTCGCCGAGGAGCGGCTCTCCTTCGACACCCGCATCCGGCCCCTGGTGGACGAGTTCACCCAGCGGCTCAAGAACGCCGAGCTGCCCGTGGAGGAGGCCTCCCAGCGCCAGGAGCAGGTGCGCCGGCAGGTGGATCAGTTCTCGCTGCGCTACCGCCAGCGCCTCTTCCAGCGCGCGAACACCTACCGCTTCAACGCGCTCACTCCCAGCCGGCTCTCCGAGGAGCTGTCCCGCCTCACCCAGCCCTCCTCGGAGCTGGTGGACATGTTGCGCGACGTGGCCAAGGGCGCCCACCTGGATCCGCTCGAGGGGCCCTACTACGAGTCGCTGCGCAACACCGTGGCGCCCTTCAAGCCCATCGTTCAGGTGATGAAGCCGGACGAGAGCGGCAACTACGCCCTGCTCAACCCCTACCGGGCCCTGGTGGCGCAGATGTCCGACGAGCTCGTGGCCCGCGGCGGTTCCCGCGCTCCGCCCGCCGCCGCCGAGCCCGCTCCGCCCGGCAAGCCCGGGGGCGGGGCCGCGCGGCTCACGGAGATGCTCACCCCGCTGGGCCGGATCGCCTTCTCGATGATGCTCGAGGAGGAGGGCTCCTACCTGCGCAAGGTGGATGCCTGGCTGGACGCGCAGGGCATCATCGGCGAGCTGCGCCAGCCCTTCCGTCAGCCCTTCCTCACCGTGCGGGATCTGGGTCAGCAGGAGGTCGAGCAGACCCTGCGCCAGCAGTGGGACACCACCTGGACCCGCATGCTGCGGCCCCTGCTGGACAACTACCCCTTCAACGCCCAGTCCACCCAGGAAGTGGAGCCGGGGGATCTGGAAATCCTCCGCCGGCAGGACGGCGTGCTCTGGTCCTTCGTGGACCGGGTGCTCAGCCCCGTGTGCGAGGAGCGAGGCACGGAGTGGGTGGTGCGCGGAGCGCTGCGTGACCAGCTCGTGCTGCCCGACAACCTGCTGCCCACGCTCTCGCGGCTCTCGCGGCTGTCGCGCGTGCTCTGGGACGCCGAGGGCCGCCCGCGCCCGCTCATGCTCCAGGTCATGCCCCTGCCCCTGCCGCCCGCGCCCACGCCCGGCAGCTTCGTCACCCTGGGCTCGCTCAAGTGCGGCAAGACCTCGGCCTTCGCCTACAACCAGAGCCCCGCCTGGCAGGGCTTCCCGCTGGAGTGGTGGGACCAGCAGACCGCCGCGCTGGTGCTGGAGGTGCGCTCGCCCGAGCAGCATGCCGTGCAGTACGGCTCGCTGGAGAAGACGCGCTCGGCCTGGAGCTGCTTCCGCCTGCTCGAGGCCTCCGTGGCCACCAAGGATCAGCAGCGCCTGTGGAGCCTGCTCGGGCGCAGCGGCAACACCCAACACACCCTGGAGGTCCGCTTCGGCCTCAAGGGCGAGCCCTGGACGCCGTTCCGGGAGGTCCCACAGTGA